From a region of the Canis lupus dingo isolate Sandy chromosome 5, ASM325472v2, whole genome shotgun sequence genome:
- the PIK3CD gene encoding phosphatidylinositol 4,5-bisphosphate 3-kinase catalytic subunit delta isoform isoform X3 translates to MPPGVDCPMEFWTKEENQSVAVDFLLPTGVYLNFPVSRNANLSTIKKVLWHRAQYEPLFHMLSDPEAYVFTCVNQTAEQQELEDEQRRLCDIQPFLPVLRLVAREGDRVKKLVNSQISLLIGKGLHEFDSLRDPEVNDFRTKMRQFCEEAAARRQQLGWEAWLQYCFPLQLEPSARSWGPGTLRVPSRALLVNVKFEGSEESFTFQVSTKDVPLALMACALRKKATVFRQPLVEQPEDYTLQVNGKHEYLYGSYPLCQFQPSSLSLWSLEQPFCVELIQGSKVNADERMKLVVQAGLFHGNETLCKTVSSSEVSVCSEPVWKQRLEFDINVCDLPRMARLCFALYAVIEKAKKARSTKKKSKKADCPIAWANLMLFDYKDQLKTGECCLYMWPSVPDEKGELLNPTGTVRSNPNTESAAALVICLPEVAPYPVYYPTLDKILELGRHGEHGRFSEEEQLQLREILERRGSGELYEHEKDLVWKMRHEVQERFPEALARLLLVTKWNKHEDVAQMLYLLCSWPELPVLSALELLDFSFPDRHVGSFAIKSLRKLTDDELFQYLLQLVQVLKYESYLDCELTKFLLDRALANRKIGHFLFWHLRSEMHVPSVALRFGLIMEAYCRGSTHHMKVLMKQGEALSKLKALNDFVKVSSQKTTKPQTKELMHLCMRQEAYLEALSNLQSPLDPSTLLAEVCVEQCTFMDSKMKPLWVMYSNEEAGSDGSVGIIFKNGDDLRQDMLTLQMIQLMDVLWKQEGLDLRMTPYGCLSTGDRTGLIEVVLHSDTIANIQLNKSNMAATAAFNKDALLNWLKSKNPGEALDRAIEEFTLSCAGYCVATYVLGIGDRHSDNIMIRENGQLFHIDFGHFLGNFKTKFGINRERVPFILTYDFVHVIQQGKTNNSEKFERFRGYCERAYTILRRHGLLFLHLFALMRAAGLPELSCSKDIQYLKFGRSWGFMRVVSPKPLFGAWSMQNEAAPSLPLELVSNAEDKATCLPPLPQGAETSWLELASHFDGGSGGPSWFGIRTKSFSQGRGRWVSPDFLPANSFRREFTMLGAEGLRH, encoded by the exons ATGCCCCCTGGGGTTGACTGCCCCATGGAATTCTGGACCAAGGAGGAGAATCAGAGTGTGGCTGTTGACTTCCTGTTGCCCACTGGGGTCTATCTGAATTTCCCTGTGTCCCGGAATGCCAACCTCAGCACCATCAAGAAG GTGTTGTGGCACCGAGCCCAGTATGAGCCACTCTTCCACATGCTCAGCGACCCTGAGGCCTATGTGTTCACCTGCGTCAACCAGACTGCGGAGCAGCAGGAGCTGGAAGATGAGCAGCGGCGGCTATGTGACATCCAACCCTTCCTGCCAGTGCTGCGCCTGGTGGCCCGAGAGGGTGACAGGGTGAAGAAGCTTGTCAACTCACAGATCAGCCTCCTCATCGGCAAAG GCCTCCATGAGTTCGACTCCTTGCGGGACCCTGAGGTGAATGACTTTCGCACCAAGATGCGCCAGTTCTGTGAGGAGGCGGCCGCCCGGCGGCAGCAACTGGGCTGGGAGGCCTGGCTTCAGTATTGCTTCCCCCTGCAGCTGGAGCCCTCCGCCCGGAGCTGGGGGCCTGGCACCCTGCGGGTCCCCAGCCGGGCCCTCCTGGTCAACGTCAAGTTCGAGGGCAGCGAG GAGAGCTTCACCTTCCAGGTGTCCACCAAGGATGTGCCGCTGGCGCTGATGGCCTGTGCCCTCCGGAAGAAGGCCACGGTGTTCCGGCAGCCGCTGGTGGAGCAGCCGGAGGACTACACGCTGCAGGTGAACGGGAAGCACGAGTACCTGTATGGCAGCTACCCCCTCTGCCAGTTCCAG ccttctTCCTTGTCCCTGTGGTCCCTGGAGCAGCCTTTCTGCGTGGAGCTGATCCAGGGCAGCAAAGTGAATGCCGATGAGCGGATGAAG CTGGTGGTGCAGGCTGGGCTTTTCCACGGCAATGAGACGCTGTGCAAGACGGTGTCGAGCTCGGAGGTGAGCGTGTGCTCAGAGCCTGTGTGGAAACAGCGACTGGAGTTCGACATCAACGTGTGTGACCTGCCTCGCATGGCCCGTCTCTGCTTTGCACTTTATGCTGTGATCGAGAAGGCCAAGAAGGCTCGCTCGACCAAGAAGAAGTCCAAGAAGGCG GACTGCCCCATCGCCTGGGCCAACCTCATGCTGTTTGACTATAAGGACCAGCTCAAGACCGGTGAATGCTGCCTGTACATGTGGCCCTCCGTCCCAG ACGAGAAAGGGGAGCTGCTGAACCCCACAGGAACAGTGCGGAGTAACCCCAACACAGAGAGCGCAGCGGCCCTGGTCATCTGCCTGCCTGAGGTGGCTCCCTACCCCGTCTACTACCCCACCCTGGACAAG ATTCTGGAGCTGGGGCGACACGGCGAGCATGGGCGCTTCAGTGAGGAGGAG CAGCTACAGCTGCGGGAAATCCTGGAGCGGCGGGGGTCCGGGGAGCTGTATGAGCACGAGAAGGACCTGGTGTGGAAGATGCGGCACGAGGTCCAGGAGCGCTTCCCCGAGGCGCTGGCCCGCCTGCTGCTGGTCACCAAGTGGAACAAGCATGAGGATGTGGcccag ATGCTCTACCTGCTGTGCTCGTGGCCTGAGCTGCCCGTCCTGAGCGCCCTGGAGCTGCTGGACTTCAGCTTCCCGGACCGCCACGTGGGCTCCTTCGCCATCAAGTCTCTGCGGAAGCTGAC GGACGATGAGCTTTTCCAGTACCTGCTGCAGCTGGTGCAGGTGCTCAAGTACGAATCCTACCTCGACTGCGAACTGACCAAGTTCCTGCTGGACCGGGCCCTGGCCAACCGCAAGATTGGCCACTTCCTCTTCTGGCACCTCCG ctccGAGATGCACGTGCCATCCGTGGCTCTGCGCTTCGGCCTCATCATGGAGGCCTACTGCAGGGGCAGCACCCACCACATGAAGGTGCTCATGAAGCAG GGGGAGGCGCTGAGCAAACTGAAGGCTCTAAACGACTTTGTCAAAGTGAGCTCCCAGAAGACCACCAAGCCCCAGACCAAGGAGCTGATGCACCTGTGCATGCGCCAGGAGGCCTACCTGGAGGCCCTCTCCAACCTGCAGTCCCCACTGGACCCCAGTACCCTGCTGGCTGAAGTCTG CGTGGAGCAGTGCACCTTCATGGACTCTAAGATGAAGCCCCTGTGGGTCATGTACAGCAACGAGGAGGCAGGCAGTGATGGCAGCGTGGGCATCATCTTCAAGAATGGGGACG ACCTCCGCCAGGACATGCTGACTTTACAGATGATCCAGCTCATGGACGTCCTGTGGAAGCAGGAGGGATTGGACCTGAG GATGACCCCCTATGGCTGCCTCTCCACCGGGGACCGCACAGGCCTCATCGAGGTGGTGCTTCACTCGGACACCATCGCCAACATCCAGCTAAACAAAAGCAACATGGCGGCCACAGCTGCCTTCAACAAGGATGCCCTGCTCAACTGGCTCAAGTCCAAGAACCCAGG GGAGGCCTTGGATCGAGCCATTGAGGAGTTCACCCTCTCCTGTGCCGGCTACTGTGTGGCCACTTACGTGCTGGGCATCGGTGATCGGCACAGCGACAACATCATGATCCGCGAGAATGGGCAG CTGTTCCACATCGATTTTGGCCACTTTCTGGGTAATTTCAAGACCAAGTTTGGAATCAACCGTGAGCGAGTCCCGTTCATCCTCACATATGACTTTGTGCACGTGATCCAGCAAGGGAAGACGAATAACAGTGAGAAATTTGAAAG ATTCCGAGGTTACTGTGAGCGAGCCTACACCATCCTGCGGCGCCATGGGCTGCTCTTCCTCCACCTCTTTGCCCTGATGCGGGCTGCCGGCCTGCCTGAGCTCAGCTGCTCCAAAGACATCCAGTACCTCAAG TTTGGGAGAAGCTGGGGGTTCATGAGGGTGGTCAGCCCCAAGCCCCTCTTTGGTGCCTGGTCCATGCAGAATGaagctgccccctccctccccctggagTTAGTTTCCAATGCAGAAGACAAGGCCACATGTCTCCCACCGCTCCCCCAGGGGGCCGAGACTTCCTGGCTCGAGCTGGCATCTCACTTTGATGGTGGGTCAGGAGGCCCATCTTGGTTTGGGATCAGAACCAAGAGCTTTTCCCAGGGGAGAGGTCGGTGGGTGTCTCCTGATTTCCTTCCTGCAAATTCTTTCAGGAGGGAATTTACAATGTTGGGGGCAGAGGGGTTGCGGCATTGA
- the PIK3CD gene encoding phosphatidylinositol 4,5-bisphosphate 3-kinase catalytic subunit delta isoform isoform X2, whose amino-acid sequence MPPGVDCPMEFWTKEENQSVAVDFLLPTGVYLNFPVSRNANLSTIKKVLWHRAQYEPLFHMLSDPEAYVFTCVNQTAEQQELEDEQRRLCDIQPFLPVLRLVAREGDRVKKLVNSQISLLIGKGLHEFDSLRDPEVNDFRTKMRQFCEEAAARRQQLGWEAWLQYCFPLQLEPSARSWGPGTLRVPSRALLVNVKFEGSEESFTFQVSTKDVPLALMACALRKKATVFRQPLVEQPEDYTLQVNGKHEYLYGSYPLCQFQYICSCLHSGLTPHLTMVHSSSILAMRDEQSNPAPQVQKPRTKPPPIPMKKPSSLSLWSLEQPFCVELIQGSKVNADERMKLVVQAGLFHGNETLCKTVSSSEVSVCSEPVWKQRLEFDINVCDLPRMARLCFALYAVIEKAKKARSTKKKSKKADCPIAWANLMLFDYKDQLKTGECCLYMWPSVPDEKGELLNPTGTVRSNPNTESAAALVICLPEVAPYPVYYPTLDKILELGRHGEHGRFSEEELQLREILERRGSGELYEHEKDLVWKMRHEVQERFPEALARLLLVTKWNKHEDVAQMLYLLCSWPELPVLSALELLDFSFPDRHVGSFAIKSLRKLTDDELFQYLLQLVQVLKYESYLDCELTKFLLDRALANRKIGHFLFWHLRSEMHVPSVALRFGLIMEAYCRGSTHHMKVLMKQGEALSKLKALNDFVKVSSQKTTKPQTKELMHLCMRQEAYLEALSNLQSPLDPSTLLAEVCVEQCTFMDSKMKPLWVMYSNEEAGSDGSVGIIFKNGDDLRQDMLTLQMIQLMDVLWKQEGLDLRMTPYGCLSTGDRTGLIEVVLHSDTIANIQLNKSNMAATAAFNKDALLNWLKSKNPGEALDRAIEEFTLSCAGYCVATYVLGIGDRHSDNIMIRENGQLFHIDFGHFLGNFKTKFGINRERVPFILTYDFVHVIQQGKTNNSEKFERFRGYCERAYTILRRHGLLFLHLFALMRAAGLPELSCSKDIQYLKFGRSWGFMRVVSPKPLFGAWSMQNEAAPSLPLELVSNAEDKATCLPPLPQGAETSWLELASHFDGGSGGPSWFGIRTKSFSQGRGRWVSPDFLPANSFRREFTMLGAEGLRH is encoded by the exons ATGCCCCCTGGGGTTGACTGCCCCATGGAATTCTGGACCAAGGAGGAGAATCAGAGTGTGGCTGTTGACTTCCTGTTGCCCACTGGGGTCTATCTGAATTTCCCTGTGTCCCGGAATGCCAACCTCAGCACCATCAAGAAG GTGTTGTGGCACCGAGCCCAGTATGAGCCACTCTTCCACATGCTCAGCGACCCTGAGGCCTATGTGTTCACCTGCGTCAACCAGACTGCGGAGCAGCAGGAGCTGGAAGATGAGCAGCGGCGGCTATGTGACATCCAACCCTTCCTGCCAGTGCTGCGCCTGGTGGCCCGAGAGGGTGACAGGGTGAAGAAGCTTGTCAACTCACAGATCAGCCTCCTCATCGGCAAAG GCCTCCATGAGTTCGACTCCTTGCGGGACCCTGAGGTGAATGACTTTCGCACCAAGATGCGCCAGTTCTGTGAGGAGGCGGCCGCCCGGCGGCAGCAACTGGGCTGGGAGGCCTGGCTTCAGTATTGCTTCCCCCTGCAGCTGGAGCCCTCCGCCCGGAGCTGGGGGCCTGGCACCCTGCGGGTCCCCAGCCGGGCCCTCCTGGTCAACGTCAAGTTCGAGGGCAGCGAG GAGAGCTTCACCTTCCAGGTGTCCACCAAGGATGTGCCGCTGGCGCTGATGGCCTGTGCCCTCCGGAAGAAGGCCACGGTGTTCCGGCAGCCGCTGGTGGAGCAGCCGGAGGACTACACGCTGCAGGTGAACGGGAAGCACGAGTACCTGTATGGCAGCTACCCCCTCTGCCAGTTCCAG TACATCTGCAGCTGCCTGCACAGCGGGCTGACCCCCCACCTGACCATGGTGCACTCTTCCTCCATCCTCGCCATGCGGGACGAGCAGAGCAACCCTGCCCCCCAAGTCCAAAAACCACGCACCAAACCACCCCCCATTCCCATGAAGAAG ccttctTCCTTGTCCCTGTGGTCCCTGGAGCAGCCTTTCTGCGTGGAGCTGATCCAGGGCAGCAAAGTGAATGCCGATGAGCGGATGAAG CTGGTGGTGCAGGCTGGGCTTTTCCACGGCAATGAGACGCTGTGCAAGACGGTGTCGAGCTCGGAGGTGAGCGTGTGCTCAGAGCCTGTGTGGAAACAGCGACTGGAGTTCGACATCAACGTGTGTGACCTGCCTCGCATGGCCCGTCTCTGCTTTGCACTTTATGCTGTGATCGAGAAGGCCAAGAAGGCTCGCTCGACCAAGAAGAAGTCCAAGAAGGCG GACTGCCCCATCGCCTGGGCCAACCTCATGCTGTTTGACTATAAGGACCAGCTCAAGACCGGTGAATGCTGCCTGTACATGTGGCCCTCCGTCCCAG ACGAGAAAGGGGAGCTGCTGAACCCCACAGGAACAGTGCGGAGTAACCCCAACACAGAGAGCGCAGCGGCCCTGGTCATCTGCCTGCCTGAGGTGGCTCCCTACCCCGTCTACTACCCCACCCTGGACAAG ATTCTGGAGCTGGGGCGACACGGCGAGCATGGGCGCTTCAGTGAGGAGGAG CTACAGCTGCGGGAAATCCTGGAGCGGCGGGGGTCCGGGGAGCTGTATGAGCACGAGAAGGACCTGGTGTGGAAGATGCGGCACGAGGTCCAGGAGCGCTTCCCCGAGGCGCTGGCCCGCCTGCTGCTGGTCACCAAGTGGAACAAGCATGAGGATGTGGcccag ATGCTCTACCTGCTGTGCTCGTGGCCTGAGCTGCCCGTCCTGAGCGCCCTGGAGCTGCTGGACTTCAGCTTCCCGGACCGCCACGTGGGCTCCTTCGCCATCAAGTCTCTGCGGAAGCTGAC GGACGATGAGCTTTTCCAGTACCTGCTGCAGCTGGTGCAGGTGCTCAAGTACGAATCCTACCTCGACTGCGAACTGACCAAGTTCCTGCTGGACCGGGCCCTGGCCAACCGCAAGATTGGCCACTTCCTCTTCTGGCACCTCCG ctccGAGATGCACGTGCCATCCGTGGCTCTGCGCTTCGGCCTCATCATGGAGGCCTACTGCAGGGGCAGCACCCACCACATGAAGGTGCTCATGAAGCAG GGGGAGGCGCTGAGCAAACTGAAGGCTCTAAACGACTTTGTCAAAGTGAGCTCCCAGAAGACCACCAAGCCCCAGACCAAGGAGCTGATGCACCTGTGCATGCGCCAGGAGGCCTACCTGGAGGCCCTCTCCAACCTGCAGTCCCCACTGGACCCCAGTACCCTGCTGGCTGAAGTCTG CGTGGAGCAGTGCACCTTCATGGACTCTAAGATGAAGCCCCTGTGGGTCATGTACAGCAACGAGGAGGCAGGCAGTGATGGCAGCGTGGGCATCATCTTCAAGAATGGGGACG ACCTCCGCCAGGACATGCTGACTTTACAGATGATCCAGCTCATGGACGTCCTGTGGAAGCAGGAGGGATTGGACCTGAG GATGACCCCCTATGGCTGCCTCTCCACCGGGGACCGCACAGGCCTCATCGAGGTGGTGCTTCACTCGGACACCATCGCCAACATCCAGCTAAACAAAAGCAACATGGCGGCCACAGCTGCCTTCAACAAGGATGCCCTGCTCAACTGGCTCAAGTCCAAGAACCCAGG GGAGGCCTTGGATCGAGCCATTGAGGAGTTCACCCTCTCCTGTGCCGGCTACTGTGTGGCCACTTACGTGCTGGGCATCGGTGATCGGCACAGCGACAACATCATGATCCGCGAGAATGGGCAG CTGTTCCACATCGATTTTGGCCACTTTCTGGGTAATTTCAAGACCAAGTTTGGAATCAACCGTGAGCGAGTCCCGTTCATCCTCACATATGACTTTGTGCACGTGATCCAGCAAGGGAAGACGAATAACAGTGAGAAATTTGAAAG ATTCCGAGGTTACTGTGAGCGAGCCTACACCATCCTGCGGCGCCATGGGCTGCTCTTCCTCCACCTCTTTGCCCTGATGCGGGCTGCCGGCCTGCCTGAGCTCAGCTGCTCCAAAGACATCCAGTACCTCAAG TTTGGGAGAAGCTGGGGGTTCATGAGGGTGGTCAGCCCCAAGCCCCTCTTTGGTGCCTGGTCCATGCAGAATGaagctgccccctccctccccctggagTTAGTTTCCAATGCAGAAGACAAGGCCACATGTCTCCCACCGCTCCCCCAGGGGGCCGAGACTTCCTGGCTCGAGCTGGCATCTCACTTTGATGGTGGGTCAGGAGGCCCATCTTGGTTTGGGATCAGAACCAAGAGCTTTTCCCAGGGGAGAGGTCGGTGGGTGTCTCCTGATTTCCTTCCTGCAAATTCTTTCAGGAGGGAATTTACAATGTTGGGGGCAGAGGGGTTGCGGCATTGA
- the PIK3CD gene encoding phosphatidylinositol 4,5-bisphosphate 3-kinase catalytic subunit delta isoform isoform X6, giving the protein MPPGVDCPMEFWTKEENQSVAVDFLLPTGVYLNFPVSRNANLSTIKKVLWHRAQYEPLFHMLSDPEAYVFTCVNQTAEQQELEDEQRRLCDIQPFLPVLRLVAREGDRVKKLVNSQISLLIGKGLHEFDSLRDPEVNDFRTKMRQFCEEAAARRQQLGWEAWLQYCFPLQLEPSARSWGPGTLRVPSRALLVNVKFEGSEESFTFQVSTKDVPLALMACALRKKATVFRQPLVEQPEDYTLQVNGKHEYLYGSYPLCQFQYICSCLHSGLTPHLTMVHSSSILAMRDEQSNPAPQVQKPRTKPPPIPMKKPSSLSLWSLEQPFCVELIQGSKVNADERMKLVVQAGLFHGNETLCKTVSSSEVSVCSEPVWKQRLEFDINVCDLPRMARLCFALYAVIEKAKKARSTKKKSKKADCPIAWANLMLFDYKDQLKTGECCLYMWPSVPDEKGELLNPTGTVRSNPNTESAAALVICLPEVAPYPVYYPTLDKILELGRHGEHGRFSEEELQLREILERRGSGELYEHEKDLVWKMRHEVQERFPEALARLLLVTKWNKHEDVAQMLYLLCSWPELPVLSALELLDFSFPDRHVGSFAIKSLRKLTDDELFQYLLQLVQVLKYESYLDCELTKFLLDRALANRKIGHFLFWHLRSEMHVPSVALRFGLIMEAYCRGSTHHMKVLMKQGEALSKLKALNDFVKVSSQKTTKPQTKELMHLCMRQEAYLEALSNLQSPLDPSTLLAEVCVEQCTFMDSKMKPLWVMYSNEEAGSDGSVGIIFKNGDDLRQDMLTLQMIQLMDVLWKQEGLDLRMTPYGCLSTGDRTGLIEVVLHSDTIANIQLNKSNMAATAAFNKDALLNWLKSKNPGEALDRAIEEFTLSCAGYCVATYVLGIGDRHSDNIMIRENGQLFHIDFGHFLGNFKTKFGINRERVPFILTYDFVHVIQQGKTNNSEKFERFRGYCERAYTILRRHGLLFLHLFALMRAAGLPELSCSKDIQYLKDSLALGKTEEEALKHFRVKFNEALRESWKTKVNWLAHNVSKDNRQ; this is encoded by the exons ATGCCCCCTGGGGTTGACTGCCCCATGGAATTCTGGACCAAGGAGGAGAATCAGAGTGTGGCTGTTGACTTCCTGTTGCCCACTGGGGTCTATCTGAATTTCCCTGTGTCCCGGAATGCCAACCTCAGCACCATCAAGAAG GTGTTGTGGCACCGAGCCCAGTATGAGCCACTCTTCCACATGCTCAGCGACCCTGAGGCCTATGTGTTCACCTGCGTCAACCAGACTGCGGAGCAGCAGGAGCTGGAAGATGAGCAGCGGCGGCTATGTGACATCCAACCCTTCCTGCCAGTGCTGCGCCTGGTGGCCCGAGAGGGTGACAGGGTGAAGAAGCTTGTCAACTCACAGATCAGCCTCCTCATCGGCAAAG GCCTCCATGAGTTCGACTCCTTGCGGGACCCTGAGGTGAATGACTTTCGCACCAAGATGCGCCAGTTCTGTGAGGAGGCGGCCGCCCGGCGGCAGCAACTGGGCTGGGAGGCCTGGCTTCAGTATTGCTTCCCCCTGCAGCTGGAGCCCTCCGCCCGGAGCTGGGGGCCTGGCACCCTGCGGGTCCCCAGCCGGGCCCTCCTGGTCAACGTCAAGTTCGAGGGCAGCGAG GAGAGCTTCACCTTCCAGGTGTCCACCAAGGATGTGCCGCTGGCGCTGATGGCCTGTGCCCTCCGGAAGAAGGCCACGGTGTTCCGGCAGCCGCTGGTGGAGCAGCCGGAGGACTACACGCTGCAGGTGAACGGGAAGCACGAGTACCTGTATGGCAGCTACCCCCTCTGCCAGTTCCAG TACATCTGCAGCTGCCTGCACAGCGGGCTGACCCCCCACCTGACCATGGTGCACTCTTCCTCCATCCTCGCCATGCGGGACGAGCAGAGCAACCCTGCCCCCCAAGTCCAAAAACCACGCACCAAACCACCCCCCATTCCCATGAAGAAG ccttctTCCTTGTCCCTGTGGTCCCTGGAGCAGCCTTTCTGCGTGGAGCTGATCCAGGGCAGCAAAGTGAATGCCGATGAGCGGATGAAG CTGGTGGTGCAGGCTGGGCTTTTCCACGGCAATGAGACGCTGTGCAAGACGGTGTCGAGCTCGGAGGTGAGCGTGTGCTCAGAGCCTGTGTGGAAACAGCGACTGGAGTTCGACATCAACGTGTGTGACCTGCCTCGCATGGCCCGTCTCTGCTTTGCACTTTATGCTGTGATCGAGAAGGCCAAGAAGGCTCGCTCGACCAAGAAGAAGTCCAAGAAGGCG GACTGCCCCATCGCCTGGGCCAACCTCATGCTGTTTGACTATAAGGACCAGCTCAAGACCGGTGAATGCTGCCTGTACATGTGGCCCTCCGTCCCAG ACGAGAAAGGGGAGCTGCTGAACCCCACAGGAACAGTGCGGAGTAACCCCAACACAGAGAGCGCAGCGGCCCTGGTCATCTGCCTGCCTGAGGTGGCTCCCTACCCCGTCTACTACCCCACCCTGGACAAG ATTCTGGAGCTGGGGCGACACGGCGAGCATGGGCGCTTCAGTGAGGAGGAG CTACAGCTGCGGGAAATCCTGGAGCGGCGGGGGTCCGGGGAGCTGTATGAGCACGAGAAGGACCTGGTGTGGAAGATGCGGCACGAGGTCCAGGAGCGCTTCCCCGAGGCGCTGGCCCGCCTGCTGCTGGTCACCAAGTGGAACAAGCATGAGGATGTGGcccag ATGCTCTACCTGCTGTGCTCGTGGCCTGAGCTGCCCGTCCTGAGCGCCCTGGAGCTGCTGGACTTCAGCTTCCCGGACCGCCACGTGGGCTCCTTCGCCATCAAGTCTCTGCGGAAGCTGAC GGACGATGAGCTTTTCCAGTACCTGCTGCAGCTGGTGCAGGTGCTCAAGTACGAATCCTACCTCGACTGCGAACTGACCAAGTTCCTGCTGGACCGGGCCCTGGCCAACCGCAAGATTGGCCACTTCCTCTTCTGGCACCTCCG ctccGAGATGCACGTGCCATCCGTGGCTCTGCGCTTCGGCCTCATCATGGAGGCCTACTGCAGGGGCAGCACCCACCACATGAAGGTGCTCATGAAGCAG GGGGAGGCGCTGAGCAAACTGAAGGCTCTAAACGACTTTGTCAAAGTGAGCTCCCAGAAGACCACCAAGCCCCAGACCAAGGAGCTGATGCACCTGTGCATGCGCCAGGAGGCCTACCTGGAGGCCCTCTCCAACCTGCAGTCCCCACTGGACCCCAGTACCCTGCTGGCTGAAGTCTG CGTGGAGCAGTGCACCTTCATGGACTCTAAGATGAAGCCCCTGTGGGTCATGTACAGCAACGAGGAGGCAGGCAGTGATGGCAGCGTGGGCATCATCTTCAAGAATGGGGACG ACCTCCGCCAGGACATGCTGACTTTACAGATGATCCAGCTCATGGACGTCCTGTGGAAGCAGGAGGGATTGGACCTGAG GATGACCCCCTATGGCTGCCTCTCCACCGGGGACCGCACAGGCCTCATCGAGGTGGTGCTTCACTCGGACACCATCGCCAACATCCAGCTAAACAAAAGCAACATGGCGGCCACAGCTGCCTTCAACAAGGATGCCCTGCTCAACTGGCTCAAGTCCAAGAACCCAGG GGAGGCCTTGGATCGAGCCATTGAGGAGTTCACCCTCTCCTGTGCCGGCTACTGTGTGGCCACTTACGTGCTGGGCATCGGTGATCGGCACAGCGACAACATCATGATCCGCGAGAATGGGCAG CTGTTCCACATCGATTTTGGCCACTTTCTGGGTAATTTCAAGACCAAGTTTGGAATCAACCGTGAGCGAGTCCCGTTCATCCTCACATATGACTTTGTGCACGTGATCCAGCAAGGGAAGACGAATAACAGTGAGAAATTTGAAAG ATTCCGAGGTTACTGTGAGCGAGCCTACACCATCCTGCGGCGCCATGGGCTGCTCTTCCTCCACCTCTTTGCCCTGATGCGGGCTGCCGGCCTGCCTGAGCTCAGCTGCTCCAAAGACATCCAGTACCTCAAG GACTCTCTGGCGTTGGGAaagacagaggaggaggctcTAAAGCACTTCCGAGTGAAGTTTAACGAAGCCCTCCGGGAGAGCTGGAAGACCAAAGTGAACTGGCTGGCCCACAATGTGTCCAAAGATAACAGGCAATAG